Proteins from a genomic interval of Spea bombifrons isolate aSpeBom1 chromosome 4, aSpeBom1.2.pri, whole genome shotgun sequence:
- the ZNF346 gene encoding zinc finger protein 346, with protein MADGVGNGDDLDLPVGKEAVDRLIRENSDIFSETQCKVCSAALISESQKLAHYQSKKHANKVRRYKAGNQWDDPTPPKRMKTTFKVQDSDSEDSRNKVCSICNMTFTSAVVAQSHYLGKTHAKNLKIQMQGGVAEVDPPVKKPVKTPVQGPKVDDKVDENDPEKFCKLCKATFNNPLMSQQHYMGKKHKKQETKTQLMTIYTIGNSLPQTADIKPAIPGSVTAGKGYSCDICRVVLNSIEQYQAHISGSKHKNQLNTMVTTDEGTLNRKSAGHYSASKGFSSSKSYKPAGGYQSSLGTSSSRDFSSSNFTSSGGFSSTSSYLPSGGYSSSRGFSSTGGFSSGDLMSAGSYSSSGRYLDRSGTMGGLLPSPYSSVQHNQPYVRDMIRPDGYNYFN; from the exons ATGGCGGATGGGGTCGGAAACGGCGATGATTTGGATCTGCCGGTGGGGAAGGAAGCAG TTGATCGCCTCATCCGGGAGAACAGTGACATCTTCTCTGAGACCCAGTGTAAAGTGTGTAGTGCAGCTCTGATTTCAGAATCTCAAAAGCTTGCTCATTACCAG AGCAAGAAACATGCAAACAAAGTGCGTCGCTACAAGGCAGGTAACCAGTGGGATGACCCTACGCCGCCGAAAAGGATGAAAACGACCTTTAAG GTGCAGGACTCTGACAGTGAAGACAGCAGGAATAAGGTCTGCTCGATATGCAATATGACATTTACTTCGGCTGTAGTTGCGCAGTCCCACTATTTAGGGAAAACTCATGCCAAGAATTTAAAGATCCAGATGCAGGGAGGCGTAGCTGaag TTGACCCCCCAGTTAAGAAGCCTGTAAAAACACCAGTCCAGGGTCCAAAGGTTGATGATAAAGTGGATGAAAATGACCCTGAAAAATTCTGTAAGCTATGCAAAGCCACTTTCAACAACCCACTTATGTCTCAACAACATTACATGGGCAAGAAACACAAGAAGCAGGAGACAAAGACCCAACTCATGACTATATACACCATTGGAAACTCGTTGCCACAGACTGCAGACATCAAACCTGCAATTCCAGGCTCTGTGACAG CTGGGAAGGGATACTCCTGTGATATCTGCCGTGTTGTTTTGAACTCTATAGAGCAGTACCAAGCTCACATTAGTGGCTCCAAACACAAGAACCA ATTAAATACTATGGTGACTACAGATGAAGGTACTTTAAATCGCAAATCAGCTGGACATTATTCTGCATCTAAAGGCTTTTCATCCTCCAAAAGTTATAAACCAGCTGGAGGTTATCAGTCTTCTCTGGGAACTTCCTCATCTAGAGATTTTTCATCTTCAAATTTTACCAGTTCTGGAGGTTTTTCATCTACTTCTAGCTATTTGCCTTCTGGAGGGTATTCATCAAGTAGAGGATTTTCCTCAACCGGAGGTTTTTCTTCAGGTGACCTGATGTCTGCTGGGAGCTATTCTTCGTCTGGAAGATATTTGGATAGGTCTGGGACTATGGGTGGCTTATTGCCATCTCCTTATTCTTCAGTACAACACAATCAACCATACGTTCGTGATATGATTAGACCTGATGGCTACAACTATTTCAATTAA